The DNA window CACGCAAAATTCCTGTTGGAGCTATGTGATAGTTGATGCTCGGCTGTCCGCCTTCCGCCGATCGATATAATTGCTAGACTACTTGTTGGCTGTCCTAGTTGAACAGATACCGTCGAGTTCGAACCGAAACTTCGGAAGCAGCCTATCGGTACGATATGTCACTTTTGCTGAAGCCCGACCGCTTTCACAGGCCTCCCGTTGATCATGCAACTCCACAAATTGCTGAGCAATATTTGTCGTAATGAGAGATTCAGAGCTCGTAGTCGGAGCGACTCAGCAGTCAAAGTATTTCCAATGCTATCCGGACGGTAGGGGCTGCCAGATTCGCTAACGGATTCAGCGACTTGTCGAAACCAATTGATAGTTGAGGGGGAATGATGAGCTAGCCTGAATGCTCAGGCATTGACAGGCAGTTCAACAATACTAAGCCCTGGATTTCAGGGCTTTTTTATGCCCTTGGTCGGTAGATCCGGCAATTACCGCAGCCTCGAGCAGCCACGATGGTATTGAATTCTCGAAATACTGCCAGTGTGCACGTAGCACTATCGGGGCGGATCGTGTTTTAAAAGGGCGCCTGCAGCGAACGGCGGAAGTGCCCTACCTGTGCAACTACCAGTTCCAGCACGCAGATCCACGTGCAGCTTCAATCTGCTGGCCACCGAACCTTCGATAGTCCGACCCGCATCATCCGCGTTCTCCCGCGCTGCGTTCCTCGGCGATCAGCTTGTCGAGTACGCGCCGCGCGCGGATCGCACCGGCGTCCGTTGCCAGGAGAACCGGCTTCATCGACCAGAAATCGCGGTCGCCGATCGCCACCTGCTGGGCCTCGAGCATCGGCAGGTCCTCCTGCTCGAATGGCTGCTTTGCGCCCGCCACGATACTCTCCACCACTGCTTCGCCGTGCGGGCCGGCGCAGCGCGCCATCGTCGTCGCATACCAGTAATGCGTCGAGCTTTCGGTTTCAGGACTGAACAGGTGAGGGAACATTGGCGCTCCCGGATCGTGTTCGCGTGGCTTCCCGGTCGGTGTCGCCCCGGCGTCGAGCAGCATGCAGGCGGGTGCATTCCAGCGCACGTCGAACCACCGGTCGACCGCGATTCCCTGTGGCAGTCCCATTGCGTCGTACAGGAAGGGCGACATGTGGTCATTGATGGTGCTGCGGTAGATCGTGACCTGGTTGCCTGCTTGCTCGACCCGCGTGACCGCGTCCTTGACGCCGGGGCTGCCCAGCGTGCCCGGGTGCAGGAATTCGATGTGGGACAGGTCGAGGATGTTGTCGGTCTCCAGCACGTAATTGGCACGCGCATGCAGATAACGCTTGCCCACGTAGTTCAGTGCCGGGTCCATGCATGAGAAGTCGGGAATCAGTTCGGGATCAGCCTTGTCGGCGTCGCCCATCCAGACCCAGATCATGCTGTACTTTTCCACCGTCGGGTAGGCGCGCACCACGGCGGCTTTCGGAATGACGCCGTTGCCGTGCGGGTTGTGGACGCAGGCGCCGGTGGCATCGAACTCGAGCCCGTGATATGGGCATTTGACGCAGTTGCCCTTGTGGGTGCCTTTCGACAGGGGCGCGAAGCGGTGCGGGCAGCGGTCGAGCAGGGCGTGTGGCACGCCGGCCGTGTCACGGAAAAACATCAACGGCTCGCTCAGCAATGTGCGGTGGAACAGGTCATCCTTGCCCACTTCGTGATCCCACGCTGCCACATACCAGCAATTTCTCAAAAAAGCCATACGAACTCTCCATGCTGAAGTCAAGACGAGAGCCGAGCGTATTGCACGAGCGTCTTGCAAACCAGGCGCTTTTGTGCATACGACGCATCCATGATTTCCATTGGCGATTCGTGATTTTTCATGACTTAATTCAGCCTGGGAGATTTTAGACATTGGCCCAGCATTGCCGGTGTTATCTGCCTCATCTGTTCGGGACCTAGGAACGATACTGATGTCAATAAGGAAATAATACTTACTTTTCGTTATTTAACACCTATACTGCCGGGTTTGCGGTCCGCGACGCACCGCCCTCACCAGCAAGGTTTACCGTGATTTCTTCTTCCCGCAGGACGCCGTCGAACGGCCTCCTGTTCTGCATCGCCCTGGCGGCGGGTGGTTCGGCAAGCGCCGCGCCGCGCCTCGTGTGCCAGCTGGCGCAAGGGGACACCGCAACGCGTATCGAAGTGGCGCCGACGTCCGATCCCTACACGGTCGCGACCCGGCAAATCAACCATTTCCGCTTCAAGGCGGTCGTGGTGGGCGATGCCAGCGGGGTCGAGTATGTGAAGCTCTACACCTATTACGAAACCGTGCGCGGTGGGGCGGAGCAGGGCGGGGAAAAGCTGCGCCTGGTCCACCAGGCCAGGTATGTCGCGCCGGCGCTCCAGCACGACGACGGCCCCGGCCTGACGGGCACCGTGTACGTGTACGAGCCCCGCCTGGGCCGCGAGTTCAGCTACGACTGCGCCCTGCGCGAGGTGGCGGCGTGAAGCGCCGCGCCTTCGCCGCGCAGGCGCTCGGCCTTGCCGCCCATGCGCGCAAGCTCGCCGCCTGTGCCGCATTCTTGCTGCCGGCAGCGTTTGCCGCCGCCCAGGACG is part of the Pseudoduganella lutea genome and encodes:
- a CDS encoding aromatic ring-hydroxylating dioxygenase subunit alpha translates to MAFLRNCWYVAAWDHEVGKDDLFHRTLLSEPLMFFRDTAGVPHALLDRCPHRFAPLSKGTHKGNCVKCPYHGLEFDATGACVHNPHGNGVIPKAAVVRAYPTVEKYSMIWVWMGDADKADPELIPDFSCMDPALNYVGKRYLHARANYVLETDNILDLSHIEFLHPGTLGSPGVKDAVTRVEQAGNQVTIYRSTINDHMSPFLYDAMGLPQGIAVDRWFDVRWNAPACMLLDAGATPTGKPREHDPGAPMFPHLFSPETESSTHYWYATTMARCAGPHGEAVVESIVAGAKQPFEQEDLPMLEAQQVAIGDRDFWSMKPVLLATDAGAIRARRVLDKLIAEERSAGERG